In a single window of the Micromonospora inositola genome:
- a CDS encoding IS701 family transposase, translating to MLTVGHRFRRPEPRRRVRDFVRGLLAPLPTKNCWTIAEHAGDAGPDGMQDLLTRVKWEDTAVRADVREFVGHHLGETDAVLVNDETGDLKKGRHTVGVQRQYSGTAGKIENCQLAVHLVYATDAAHAMLDTALYLPKSWWDDPERRAEAGIPGCVRFATKPQLASRMIEAAVAAGLPCRWAAGDEAYGNDPRLAARLRQLRLGYVLALACSHQVTTGIGTYRVDVLAAELPATAWQRVSAGRGAKGYRYYDWSFTALPHADDEHGGHHWLLIRRNRRTGELAFYRCWSPEPAALHTLVTVAGHRWKIEESFQAAKTGLGLDQHQNRRWTSWHRWTTLAILAHAFLAAATAGHRHHDEPTDLIPLTVNELRHLFNILIIEPTRRRCDLLLWSIRRRRHQSRAKTSHYARQALIEP from the coding sequence ATGTTGACTGTCGGGCATCGTTTCCGCAGGCCGGAGCCTCGCCGCCGGGTGCGTGACTTCGTGCGGGGCCTGCTGGCGCCGTTGCCGACGAAGAACTGCTGGACCATCGCGGAGCACGCCGGGGACGCCGGCCCGGATGGGATGCAGGACCTGCTGACCCGGGTGAAGTGGGAGGACACCGCCGTCCGTGCCGACGTGCGGGAGTTCGTCGGGCACCACCTCGGCGAGACTGACGCCGTGCTGGTCAACGATGAGACCGGTGACCTGAAGAAAGGACGGCACACCGTCGGCGTTCAGCGGCAGTACTCGGGCACGGCCGGGAAAATCGAGAACTGTCAGCTCGCCGTGCACCTGGTCTACGCCACCGACGCTGCTCACGCGATGCTCGACACGGCCCTCTACCTGCCGAAGTCCTGGTGGGACGACCCCGAGCGGCGAGCCGAGGCCGGCATTCCCGGTTGCGTACGGTTCGCGACCAAGCCGCAACTGGCATCCCGGATGATCGAGGCCGCGGTCGCCGCCGGGCTGCCCTGCCGGTGGGCGGCCGGCGACGAGGCCTACGGCAACGATCCGCGCCTGGCCGCCCGGCTACGCCAGCTGCGACTGGGCTACGTCCTGGCCCTGGCCTGCTCACATCAGGTGACCACCGGCATAGGCACCTACCGCGTCGACGTGCTGGCCGCGGAGCTTCCCGCCACCGCGTGGCAGCGCGTGTCCGCCGGCCGAGGCGCGAAAGGCTACCGCTACTACGACTGGTCCTTCACCGCTCTGCCACACGCCGACGACGAGCACGGCGGACACCACTGGCTGCTGATCCGCCGCAACCGCAGAACCGGCGAGCTGGCCTTCTACCGCTGCTGGTCACCCGAACCCGCCGCGCTGCACACCCTCGTCACGGTCGCCGGCCACCGCTGGAAGATCGAGGAATCGTTCCAAGCCGCGAAGACCGGACTCGGCCTGGACCAGCATCAGAACCGCCGCTGGACCTCCTGGCACCGCTGGACCACCCTCGCGATCCTCGCCCACGCCTTCCTCGCCGCCGCGACCGCCGGCCACCGCCATCACGACGAGCCGACCGATCTGATCCCGCTGACCGTCAACGAGCTACGCCACCTGTTCAACATCCTGATCATCGAACCCACCCGCCGCCGCTGCGACCTGCTGCTCTGGTCCATCCGCCGACGCCGTCACCAATCCCGAGCCAAGACCAGCCACTACGCCCGACAAGCCCTCATCGAGCCATGA
- a CDS encoding IS4 family transposase yields MTVAAGVFAPGHLGELTRLVPFEMVDDVLVATGRTQSRVRLLPARVVVYLLLAGCLFAELGYRQVWSKLTSGLRGLPIASPSGSALRQARQRLGPRPVRALFDLLRGPAATSARQVRWRGLLLTVIDGTTLVVADSPANTGRYTKHRCANGSSGYPQLRLSALLTCGTRSVIDAVFDPVTVGELDQARTLTRSLQPGMLLLADRNYAAADLLTTIAATGAHLLIRSKANRRLAMIARLPDGSWLSKIGALTVRVVEARISITTTAGTHTGDYRLITTLLDPHTHPAAELIRIYHERWEIETAYLELKSSILAGRVLRARTPDGIDQEIHALLIVYQLLRTAMADATDSQPGLDPDRASFTTALNTARDQIVHAAGVIAETVIDLVGVIGAQILANLLPERRLRTKTRMIKRSNSKYQARGPNIDRHSYKATTSIDIISPDP; encoded by the coding sequence GTGACGGTAGCCGCAGGGGTGTTCGCGCCGGGTCATCTGGGCGAGCTGACCCGGCTGGTGCCGTTCGAGATGGTCGATGATGTTCTGGTCGCGACCGGGCGTACACAGTCGCGGGTCCGGCTGTTGCCGGCGCGGGTCGTGGTGTATCTGCTGCTCGCGGGATGCCTGTTCGCCGAACTCGGCTACCGGCAGGTGTGGTCGAAACTCACCAGCGGCCTGCGCGGCCTGCCGATCGCCTCGCCCAGCGGCAGCGCGTTACGTCAGGCCCGGCAACGCCTCGGCCCGCGACCGGTGCGCGCGTTGTTCGACCTGTTACGCGGCCCTGCCGCTACGAGCGCCAGGCAGGTGCGCTGGCGAGGTCTGCTGCTGACGGTGATCGACGGCACCACCCTGGTCGTCGCGGACTCGCCGGCGAACACCGGCCGATACACCAAGCATCGCTGCGCCAACGGTAGTTCCGGGTACCCCCAGCTGCGGTTGAGCGCCTTGCTGACCTGCGGCACCCGCTCGGTGATCGATGCCGTGTTCGACCCCGTCACCGTCGGTGAACTCGACCAGGCCCGGACGCTGACCCGTAGCCTGCAGCCAGGAATGCTGCTGCTGGCCGACCGCAACTACGCCGCCGCCGACCTGCTGACCACCATCGCCGCGACCGGCGCGCATCTGCTGATCCGCAGCAAAGCCAACCGTCGTCTGGCGATGATCGCTCGCCTGCCCGACGGATCCTGGCTGTCCAAGATCGGCGCCCTCACGGTCCGGGTCGTCGAAGCCCGGATCAGTATCACCACCACCGCGGGCACCCACACCGGCGACTACCGGCTGATCACCACCCTGCTCGACCCACACACTCATCCCGCCGCCGAGTTGATCCGGATCTACCACGAACGCTGGGAGATCGAGACCGCCTACCTCGAACTGAAATCCTCGATCCTCGCCGGACGTGTGTTACGCGCCCGCACCCCCGACGGCATCGACCAGGAAATCCACGCCCTGCTCATCGTCTACCAGCTCTTACGCACCGCCATGGCCGACGCCACCGACAGCCAGCCCGGCCTCGACCCCGACCGGGCCAGCTTCACCACCGCCCTGAACACCGCCCGTGACCAGATCGTGCACGCCGCCGGCGTCATCGCCGAGACCGTCATCGACCTGGTCGGCGTCATCGGCGCTCAGATCCTGGCCAACCTGCTACCCGAACGCCGCCTGCGCACCAAGACCCGCATGATCAAACGCTCGAACTCCAAATACCAAGCCCGCGGCCCGAACATCGACCGACACAGCTACAAAGCCACCACCAGCATCGACATCATCAGCCCCGACCCTTGA